The Collimonas sp. PA-H2 genome contains a region encoding:
- the ispG gene encoding flavodoxin-dependent (E)-4-hydroxy-3-methylbut-2-enyl-diphosphate synthase produces MNLPIGSGPTARRLSRGAVISYGERKIMVGGGAPVVVQSMTNTDTADAIGTAIQVKDLARAGSELVRITVNNPEAAAAVPAIREQLDKMGIDVPLVGDFHYNGHTLLNDYPECAQALSKYRINPGNVGKGAKRDTQYAQMIEAACKYDKPVRIGVNWGSLDQALLARIMDENAARSQPWPAQAVMYEALVTSAIENAQRAEELGLAADRIILSCKVSGVQDLIAVYRELARRCDYPLHLGLTEAGMGSKGIVASTAALSVLLQEGIGDTIRISLTPEPGGDRTREVIVGQEILQTMGLRKFAPMVIACPGCGRTTSTVFQDLADKIQTYLRDQMPVWKKAYPGVEGMNVAVMGCIVNGPGESKHANIGISLPGTGESPAAPVFIDGEKKLTLRGERIAEEFQAVVLDYVKSHYGQPAV; encoded by the coding sequence ATGAATCTTCCGATCGGCTCAGGCCCTACTGCACGACGTCTCAGCCGCGGCGCGGTGATCAGCTACGGTGAGCGCAAGATCATGGTCGGCGGCGGCGCACCGGTGGTGGTGCAGTCGATGACCAATACCGATACCGCCGACGCCATCGGCACCGCGATCCAGGTCAAGGACCTGGCGCGTGCCGGTTCCGAACTGGTGCGGATTACCGTGAATAATCCGGAAGCAGCCGCGGCTGTGCCGGCGATCCGCGAACAGTTGGACAAGATGGGCATCGATGTGCCGCTGGTGGGCGATTTCCACTACAACGGCCATACCTTGCTGAACGACTATCCTGAGTGTGCCCAGGCCTTGTCGAAGTATCGGATCAATCCGGGCAATGTGGGCAAGGGCGCCAAGCGCGACACCCAATATGCGCAAATGATTGAAGCCGCTTGCAAGTACGACAAACCGGTGCGCATCGGCGTCAACTGGGGCAGTCTCGACCAGGCGCTGCTGGCGCGCATCATGGATGAGAACGCCGCCCGCAGCCAGCCATGGCCGGCGCAGGCCGTGATGTACGAAGCGCTGGTGACCTCGGCCATCGAAAACGCGCAAAGAGCGGAAGAGCTCGGTCTGGCTGCCGACCGTATCATCCTGTCGTGCAAGGTCTCCGGCGTGCAGGATCTGATCGCCGTGTACCGGGAACTGGCGCGCCGCTGCGACTACCCGCTGCACCTGGGGTTGACCGAAGCGGGCATGGGCAGCAAGGGCATCGTCGCTTCGACCGCGGCCTTGTCGGTGCTGCTGCAAGAGGGTATAGGCGACACCATCCGGATTTCGCTGACGCCGGAACCGGGCGGCGACCGCACCCGCGAAGTGATTGTTGGCCAGGAAATCCTGCAGACCATGGGCTTGCGCAAATTCGCACCGATGGTAATTGCTTGCCCTGGCTGCGGCCGCACTACGTCGACCGTGTTCCAGGACCTGGCTGACAAGATCCAGACCTATCTGCGCGATCAGATGCCGGTCTGGAAAAAAGCTTACCCAGGCGTTGAAGGCATGAATGTGGCGGTCATGGGCTGCATCGTGAATGGCCCTGGCGAATCCAAGCATGCGAATATCGGCATCAGCTTGCCGGGCACCGGCGAATCGCCTGCGGCGCCGGTATTCATCGATGGCGAGAAGAAATTGACGCTGCGCGGCGAGCGGATTGCCGAAGAATTCCAGGCAGTCGTGCTGGATTATGTGAAGAGCCATTACGGCCAGCCAGCAGTCTGA
- a CDS encoding helix-turn-helix domain-containing protein produces MSEPEQLRQAAADEVLHLDNLAEQAQSATLGSQLAGRREQLGWSVTEVASHLKLAPRQIEAMEADNYAALPTMVMTRGFIRSYAKLLDLDVSDALAAISPAAAVQPVRATAHGQLSTPFSESRFSLMGRSKFAYKWLVVLAVALLLLAVAIRLDVLPVVQNTLQSLSEKAAASATASTTASATESASEEAAAASSASTDTQAADKEANAALTAAPAAPATDGATVAGTGVNAVAASPAAANGGATATVTTARPAAGGELSLNFRQDSWVDIKRADNTVLISRLVKAGSTETVDMSQPVSVIIGNIAGVDATLRGAPLDLKAGSKTNVARLTLK; encoded by the coding sequence ATGAGTGAGCCAGAACAGTTGAGGCAGGCTGCTGCCGACGAAGTCCTGCACCTGGACAATCTGGCTGAGCAAGCGCAGAGCGCCACGCTCGGCAGCCAGCTGGCCGGCAGGCGCGAGCAGCTTGGCTGGTCGGTGACGGAAGTCGCCAGCCATCTGAAGCTGGCGCCGCGCCAGATCGAAGCAATGGAAGCGGATAATTACGCCGCCTTGCCGACCATGGTCATGACGCGCGGTTTTATCCGCTCCTATGCCAAATTGCTGGACCTCGACGTGAGCGACGCATTGGCCGCCATTTCACCCGCAGCCGCGGTGCAACCCGTGCGCGCTACCGCGCATGGCCAGTTGTCGACGCCTTTTTCGGAATCCCGTTTCAGCTTGATGGGACGCAGCAAATTTGCCTATAAATGGCTGGTCGTGCTGGCGGTGGCGCTGTTGCTGCTGGCGGTGGCGATACGGCTCGACGTGCTGCCGGTGGTGCAGAATACCTTGCAGTCGTTGAGCGAGAAAGCTGCCGCCTCGGCGACTGCTTCAACTACTGCTTCAGCTACTGAGTCAGCTAGCGAAGAGGCTGCTGCCGCGTCGTCTGCGAGCACGGATACCCAGGCCGCCGATAAGGAAGCGAATGCGGCCTTGACGGCTGCTCCTGCCGCTCCTGCGACGGACGGGGCAACGGTAGCTGGCACCGGCGTCAATGCCGTAGCGGCCAGCCCGGCAGCGGCCAATGGCGGAGCAACTGCAACTGTAACTACTGCCAGGCCGGCGGCCGGCGGCGAACTAAGCCTGAACTTCCGCCAGGATTCGTGGGTCGATATCAAGCGCGCTGACAACACCGTGCTGATTTCGCGCCTGGTGAAAGCCGGCAGCACGGAAACGGTAGACATGTCGCAGCCGGTCAGCGTCATCATCGGCAATATCGCCGGGGTTGACGCTACCTTGCGCGGCGCGCCGCTGGACCTGAAGGCCGGGTCCAAGACCAATGTCGCCCGGCTGACCTTGAAATAA
- the pilW gene encoding type IV pilus biogenesis/stability protein PilW, producing the protein MTDQVSSKLGSWSGRIVFAATALSLLAGLSGCANPPLSSDQQSGSTRELATSSDQTEAQRRAGIRLQLAVGYYEQRQLEVALDEIKQALAADPEMADAYSVRGLVYMDMGENRLADENFQRALRLAPNNPDFANNYGWFLCQNGRVKESITHFETALKSRTYQSPAKALTNAGVCSLKLNDTAAAERYLLQAFQFDASNPLTNAKLAQLAYDRNDYERARFYIGLVLKTDVQNAEALWTAIKVERKLGDTAAEASLVTQLRRRFAGSPEFAAYQRGAFNE; encoded by the coding sequence GTGACAGATCAAGTGAGCAGCAAACTGGGTAGCTGGAGTGGCCGTATCGTGTTTGCCGCGACGGCCTTGTCATTACTGGCAGGCCTGAGCGGCTGCGCCAATCCGCCGCTGAGCAGCGATCAGCAGAGCGGATCCACCCGCGAGCTGGCGACCAGCTCCGACCAGACCGAGGCGCAACGCCGTGCCGGCATCCGTTTGCAGCTGGCAGTCGGCTATTACGAGCAGCGCCAGCTGGAAGTCGCTCTGGACGAGATCAAGCAGGCGCTGGCCGCCGATCCTGAGATGGCCGATGCCTACAGCGTGCGCGGCCTGGTTTATATGGACATGGGGGAGAACCGGCTGGCCGACGAAAATTTCCAGCGTGCCTTGCGGCTGGCGCCGAACAATCCGGATTTTGCCAATAATTATGGCTGGTTCCTGTGCCAGAATGGCCGCGTCAAGGAATCGATAACTCATTTCGAGACTGCCTTGAAGAGCCGCACCTACCAGTCGCCGGCCAAGGCCCTGACCAATGCCGGCGTATGCAGCCTCAAGCTGAACGATACGGCGGCGGCAGAGCGCTATCTGCTGCAAGCCTTCCAGTTTGACGCCAGCAATCCGCTGACCAATGCCAAGCTGGCGCAACTGGCATATGACCGCAACGACTATGAACGGGCCCGGTTTTATATCGGACTCGTATTGAAAACAGATGTGCAAAATGCGGAAGCATTATGGACAGCAATCAAAGTGGAGCGCAAGTTGGGTGACACAGCTGCAGAAGCAAGTTTGGTGACGCAATTACGCCGTCGTTTTGCCGGCTCCCCGGAATTCGCAGCTTACCAGCGCGGGGCGTTTAATGAGTGA